The following are from one region of the Camarhynchus parvulus chromosome 3, STF_HiC, whole genome shotgun sequence genome:
- the CCDC28A gene encoding coiled-coil domain-containing protein 28A, whose product MEERKIKRRSPKSSSSHSAQVANSKKSSVPVSKSTAFSNPAPQPAVQKPKLKRVIKEKAKPPGAEAKGAQAAPIQHSFLTDVSDVQEMERGLLSLLNDFHSGKLQAFGNECSIEQMEHVRSMQEKLARLNLELYGEMEELPEDKRKLASDSNLDRLLSDLEELNSSIQKLHLADAQDIPNGTTG is encoded by the exons atggaagaaaggaagatCAAGAGGAGGAGCCCCAAATCATCTTCCAGTCACTCTGCTCAGGTTGCTAACTCCAAGAAAAGCTCAGTGCCAGTCAGTAAAAGTACAGCCTTTTCCaaccctgccccacagcctgcTGTACAAAAACCAAAGTTAAAACG cgtAATCAAAGAGAAAGCCAAACCTCCAGGAGCTGAAGCAAaaggggcacaggcagcaccaaTCCAGCATTCTTTTCTCACAGATGTATCAGATGTCCAGGAAATGGAAAGGGGACTTCTGAGTCTCTTGAATGACTTCCACTCTGGCAAACTTCAGGCATTTG GAAATGAATGTTCCATAGAGCAGATGGAGCATGTGCGGAGTATGCAGGAGAAACTTGCTCGCCTCAATCTGGAGCTCTATGGGGAGATGGAAGAACTTCctgaagacaaaagaaaactaGCCAGTGATTCCAACCTGGATAGACTGCTGTCAGAT CTAGAAGAACTAAATTCATCTAT CCAAAAGCTACATTTAGCCGATGCTCAAGATATTCCAAATGGTACTACAGGCTGA